Below is a window of Polyangiaceae bacterium DNA.
GGGGCTCTTTCGCACCGCGATGTTGAGTCGGATCACGGCGCACCTCGGCGGTCGCGAGCTCGCTCACGCGCTGGATCTGGGCTGCGGCGTGGGAGACTGGACGCTCGGCTACCTCGGCTTCGCTCGGCGCGTGACCGGGGTGGACATCAACGAGAACTTCCTGGGCGTGGCTCGGCGTCGCGCGGCGGCGCTCGGGGTCGATGCGCGAGCGAGCTTCGAGGCGGCTGCGCTGGAGGCGTTTCCCGTCGCCTCGGACATCGACTTCGTCGGTTTGGGTGCGTGCCTGATGTACGTCCCCGACGTCCGGGTGAATCGCCTGCTCGCGAAGGTAGCGGGTGGGATGCAGAACGGCGGCTTCGTCTACGTCCGGTCGACGGTCATGGCACCGCTTCGGCGCCGCCAGACCACGGCCTTCGGCGTCTACCGCTGCAAGGAAGAGTACGAGACCTTGTTCCGCTGCAACGGCTTCTCCGTGCTCGACTGCGCCTATAGCAGCGGCGTGGTCGCCGACTTCGTCGGGGCGGGGATCTCGCACTCGGGTGCACGGAGACTCGCCACGCGCTCGCTCGACGCCGTGGCGCGGCTCGGCCGAGCCGCCAAGAACCACACCGAGTACTACAACTGGCTGCTCTGCCGATCGCCCGGCGGCGAGTGAGGCCCGTGCCACACCGATAGTGGTTAATCCACTACAGCGGGCCGGCGGGACACGCTTCGGCGGCCGAAACTGGCGAATTTGCACGGCACGTCGGTTGCAGTGCGTGGGGACGGTCATGCGGTACGGGCTCGAGATGTCGCTCGGTGCTCTGGCGCTGCTGGGAACCTGCGGTTGCGTCAGGACGACCACCAGCGAGCGCGATCTCGGTGCTCCGTCCAGCTTCGTTCGAGAAGATCCGCTGCCGGGCCCGCCCGAGCTCGAAGCGGTCGTGTCGCGCAGAGGCGGATCGCTCGAGCTCGAGCTGTCGCGCGTTCGTTGGTGCCGCCGGCAGGAGATCACCAAGGTCCGGCGGGTGAAGGTCGAGGAGTCGAAGCTCAGCGCTGGCACCGCGGTCGCGTCGTCCGTGGTGATGGGGGTCGGGGTCATCGCGATGAACGTCGCTCTCTTCGCCGTCGGCGGGGCATTCATCGGCGTGGGCTTGCTCCGCTCGGGCACGACCACCACCGAGCTTCCAGTGCAAGAGAGCGCTGCGCCGGGGAAACGCGTGGTCTGCCAGCGGGCGCCGGCTGCCGGCGTGGTGGTGCAGGTCACGGTCGACGACGCGCTCCACCAAGGCATCAGTGACGAGCGAGGCAAGCTCTCGATCGCCGACGTCGAGCGCGGGCGGGTGCGGGTGGCGGTGGACGGGGAAACGGTGCGAGCGCGTCGGGGCAAGCAACAGCGCGCGAAACCGCCGGCGCTCGAGGCGAAGACGCCGGAGCCGCGAGAGAAGCCGGAGCCCCAGGCGCAGGCGCAGCCGAAGCCGCAACCGCAGCCGAAGCCGCAGCCGCAGCCGAAGCGGACGGCGCCGTCGGACGCGGCCTTGCCGTTGCCGCCACCACCACCACCGCCGCCCGGCGTGCGCCTGTTCCCGGAGTGAGACGTCGAATTGACTACGGCGGCGGGCCGGAGTGTTCGTGGCACGAGGCTTGCTGAGCCATGAAGCGTGAGTACCGCGCTTCGCAGTCGTGACGACGCCACGAGCTTCCTCGGCGCGTATGCGCTGTCGAAGGGACCGCGCGAGGTCGAAGAGGCCAGCGACGTGATCCAGCGGCCGCTCGGCTATCTCCTGGCGCGTCTGCTCGAGCGAACGCCGGTCAGCCCCAACGCCGTGACTGGTCTGTCCGTGCTGAGCGCCTTCGGCGCGCTCGCGTGCTTCGTCGGGCAGCGGCCGCAGCTCGCGGCGGCGTTCGTCCTTCTCACGGCAGTCCTCGACAGCACCGACGGGCAGCTCGCCCGCATGCGCAAGAGCGCATCCCTCTCCGGACGCATGCTGGACGGAACCGCGGACATGGTCAGCGGAGTCTGCATCCTGACCGGCGCCGCCTGGATGCTCGTCGCCGAACATGGAACGTCGCCCTGGCGCGCCGGCCTGGTCGTGCTCGCCTGTTTCCTGACCGCGCTCACGACCTCGTTTCAGTGCTCGATGTTCGACCACTACAAGAACCTGTGGCTGCGCATGACGCTGCCGGGCGCCGCGGAGCCGGACGACTGGGAGAGCGCGCTCTTGCGGCGCTCGCGGGCGGGCCGAGTCGGACCCATCCAGAGCTTCGCCTGGGCGACCTACGTCTCCTACCTGAAGGGACAGGTGGACTCCGCGCGGCGCTACGACCCGTGGACCCGTTCTCGCAACTTGCCCCCTTGCGACGCGGAGCGGGCCGCCCGCTACCGCCAGGAGCACGCCGCCGTGATGCGCGTGTGGACGCTGTTTTTCGGCTTCGGGACCATGCTCCTGGGCGTGGCGGCTGCCAGCGCCCTCGACCTGCTCGAGGCCTACGTCGTGTTCCGTCTGCTGGTGCTGAACGCCATCTTCTACGGCCCCTTGCGGGCGGCGCAGCGCAGGGCGTCGCGCATCACGTTCGAAGAGGGGACCACGTTCGCGAGCGTCGCAGCCGTCGTGCCCGTGGGCTGCGAAGGGGAGCGGCCATGATCCGTCAGCAAGGCAGTCACCAGGGAAAGCGCATCTTCTTCGGCTGGGATCGTCACCTCTTGGGCCAGGTGGACGCCTACGTCGCAGCGCTCGGGCGCTTCGGTCCGGTGCTGTCCATCGACGCGATCGACGCTGCGCCGCATTACCTGGCTGCCAGCGAGTGGGTGTGCCGGAACGTCGCGGGGGCGCCCAGGCACGCGGGCGTGCTGATCTGCGCCACCGGTATCGGCGTATCCATCGCGGCCAACAAGTTCAGGGGGATCTACGCCGCACGCTGCTCGAGCGCCGAGGACGCCGAGCTGTCCCGGACGGTCAACAACTGCAACGTGTTGTGCCTCGCGGCCCGCTCCGGGCTGGAGCTGAACCAGCAGATCCTGAGCGCTTTCTTCGCGGTGCCCTACGAAGGCCGACGCCTGGAGCAACTCGAGCTGATCACCACGCTGGAGATGGAGCGGGTGAGCCCGTTGCGCCTGGTGGGAGTCGGCGAGCCACCGTCGCGCCGGCGCGTCGGTTGAAGCGCTCTCGAGCTACGCTCCGGCCGCGACGGCTCGGTGCGTCTGGGCGCCGCAGAGCACGCGGGTCAGCGCCTCTTTCAGCCCGGCCACCTGCTGCGGCTCGAGATCGCCGAGGGTGCTGAGCTGGAAATGCCCGTGGTCACCCGGGATGCCGTAGAGCAGGTAGTAGCCCTCCGCTTCCATTTGCGCCGCGAACGCCGGGTAGGCGAGCCCGGCCGGCAGGCGGAAGTTCACCGCCACCCAGGAGCGGTGCGCCGGGTCGAGCTGGGCGGGAACGCCCAGCGACTCGAGGTGCAGCACGAGCTCGTCCATTTGCGAGCGAATGCGCCGCATGTGAGCCTCGATGCCGATGCAACGCAGGTGCTTGCAGGCTGCGTGCAGCGCTGCGTGCAGGGCCACCGGCTGCGCGAAGCGCGGCTGGTGCCCGCGTCGCTGAGCCTCGAGCTCGGCGCGGAGATCGAGGTAATACGAGCGTGGGCTGGACCCGAGCCGCGACACAGCTGCCAAGCGCGTGAAGACGATGCCGAGCCCGGGCACACCCATCAACGCCTTGGCCGACGAGGTAACCGCCAGGTCGATGTGGGCGGCTTCAAGGTCCAAGGGGTAGGCGAAGGCGTGCGAGACCACGTCCGCCGCGACCAGCACGCGGTGGCGAGCGGCGGCGCGCCCGATCTGGGTGGTCGGATTCGCGAGACCCATCCGCGTCTCGTGGCTCACGAAGTAGACCCAACGGAGGCCCGGATCCGCCGCCAGCGCGGCGTCCACGGCGGCGGGGTCGATGGGGCGGTCGTCGGGCAAGGCGAGGCGGACGTGCTCCACCCCGCACGCCGAGGCCTGAGCCACCAGGCGCGCAGCGAAGAAGCCGTTTTCGACGATCAACCCGCGGCCGCTACCGCTGAGCGCGAGCAGGCAGGCTTCGTTGGCGCCGGTGCCCGTCGTGGTCAGGACGGCGGCGGACCAAGCGCGCGGCTCCCGGATGCCGAGCAACGACTTCAGGTCGGCCTGCGTGGTGCGGAACATCGTCCGGAACCCCTCCTGTCGGTGGTAGTTGCAGGGCGGGTCCGCCAGGTATTCGGCGACCATCTGCGGGATCTGAACCGGGCCAGGCGTGAAGAGCACGAGACGAGAGCGCATGCCTCCTGCCCAAGCAGCTTTCGTTCCGGCGCGTCTCCCCGCGAAAAACCGTGCCGCCGAGCCACGAGCGGTGTGCACGACTGCAACAGGTGTGCGCCGGGCGCCCACGCGCAGATGACCAGACGCGCGGGGAGCGTGACTTCCGTGCGCCGCCGGGCCGCTCCCGCTTGGCATCGAGCTTGCGACGCTCGGCTGGTCATGAAGGCCGTCATCCTCGCTGCGGGAGTCTCTTCGCGCCTGCGTCCGCACACCGACGCGCTGCCCAAGTGTCTCTTGCCCGTAGCAGGGGTCCCCATCCTGAGAGCCGCGCTCGAGACGCTGGACGCCGCCGGCGTGCACGACGTGGCCATCGTGTCGGGGTACCGCGAGCGTCAGCTCCGCGAAGCCGTGCGGCAGTGGTTCCCAGGACGCGACGTGACGTTCATCTCGAACGCGGCCTACGCCAGCACCAACAACTGCGTCTCCTTGCTGCTCGCGGAGGGCTTCGTCCAAGGCTCGGAGCTCCTGCTGCTCGACGGCGATCTGGTGTTCGACCGTGCGGCCATCCACGCGCTTTTGCGTGCCCCTCACGCCAACTGCCTGGCGCTGCGGCCCGCCCACGATCTGGGCGACGAAGAGATGAAGGCCGAGCTCGACGCCTCGCTGCGCGTGCGCGTCTTGTCCAAGGACCTCGACGTCGCTCGCGCCGCCGGCGAGTCGGTCGGCATGTTTCGCTTCAGGAGCACGCGCGAGCTGTACCAACACCTGCGCGCTCGCATCGTCGATCGCGGGCTCGTCGACGAGTGGTACGAAGCTGCGTTCCAGGAGGCGATCGACGCCGGCCTCGAGCTGTACGCCGTGCCCATCGGCGGCGCCTACGTCTCGGAGATCGACACGCCCGAAGACCTCGCGCGGGTGGACCGCGAGCTCCGGGCGCGGGCCGAGGCTCTGCCGCGGCCGCGGCGCGAGCCCTTCTGGGTCGGCCAGGCCTGGGGCAACGATCGCCGACTTCTCGAGCAGGCGGCTCGCATGGGCGTGAGCCGTGTCGAGGCCGACCTGATGCTGTGCTTTTCGAACGGAGGCTACGACGGCGCGTTGATGGTGCACCCGGGCCCGCTCCTGCCCGCTCGCACTCCGGAAGGTCACCTGGCCCATTCGGTGGCAGAGGTCCGCGAGAGATGCGGAGCCGACGTTCCTCGGCTGGAGGAGCTCCTCGCCGATCTCGAGCGCTTCGACCTGCACGCGTTCGTCGAGTCGAAGGTGCCCGGCACTGTCGCTCGCGTGCGGGAGCTGCTCAGGCCACATGCCCATCGTCTGACGCTGATCTCCTTCGACGGCGACGAGCTCCGCGAAGCGACGGCGAGCGGGCTCTCGACCGGGTGTTTGATGAAACACCGCCCGTCGGCCGCTGCCATAGAGGCTCTGCGCGCGCTCTACGGCTTCCGCGTGCTGCTGCTCGACGGCTGGTACCTCTCGCCGAGCACGATCGCCGCCGCGCACGCGCTCGGGCTCGAGGTCGTCGCGTTCGACGTTCCCGACGAGCGGCGAGAGGTGGTCCGGGAGATGGGGGTGGACGGCGTGGTGACGGTCTCGCCGAAATGACCAAGCGGGTCATGGCTGTCCGAGTTGCGTCCAGGCCAGACGGCACACGCCTTGCACTTCGGGTGCAAAATGCGCGACTCACTCTCGTGCCAGGGCTTGGGGACGTTGGTCGCCGTGCGCCGCGTTTCCGCAGCGGAGGCGGCCGCCACGTGGTGGCAGCTGCTGCGAGGGGCTTGGGTCGAGCTCGACCGCTTCGACGACGGGCGCGGGCGGCGGCTGGTGCTCGCGCGCCACGACGGAGTCCCAGCCAGGCCCTGGCATCGCCTCAGCCAGCGTGAGAAGAGCGTGGTGGCGGCGGTGGCCGCGGGGCGCTCGAATCGGCAGATCGCCGCCTTGCTCGGGGTCTCGGTGTCCACGGTCGCCGGACACCTGCGCAGTGCACGCAAGAAGCTCGGCGACCCGCGTCGCGTCGACCTGGTGCGGGAGTGGGGCTCTGGGTCTGTCGGGGAGGAGTAGCTCGATGACACCAGGGGACGACTCTCGGGGCGACCGCCCGCCACCGCTCCCGGCGGGGCTCGTGGTGTTCCACATCGACGTGCCGGGATCGCGCCTCGCTCTGCTCAGCTACGAAGTGGGCGAGTGCGCCGAGCTCCCGCCGCTGTCCGACGCCGAGCGTGCCGTCATGATCGCCGTGCTGCGCGGTAGGTCGAACGCGCAGATCGCCGCTGCCCGGGGCACGGCCACCCGCACCGTGGCGAACCAGGTCAGGAGGCTGTTCGAGAAGCTCGGCGTTCGCTCGCGAGCGGAGCTCGCGGCTCGGTATCGTCTGGAGGGCTGAGGTGGACGAGGCGTCAGGGCGCCGAGAGCCGCAAGCGAATCGCCTCCGCGAAGTCCAGCAAGTCCTGCAAATGGTGCTCGACGACGTCCCGAACGACGTCGACGTCGACCGATGCGTAGCCGTGCACGACTACATTTCGGAACCCGACCGCCCGGCGCATGGCCAGCGCGGTCTCTGGGGGCACCCAGCCTCCGGTGGCGAGCAAGTCGAACAAGGCCTGGTTGGTCCGGGGTTCGCCGAGTCGTTCGTCCGAAACGATGTGCGAGGCGACATCGAGAGCAGCCTGGATCGCGATCTGCAGCGTGTGCTCGACGAAGCGTCGCTCGCGCAAGTCCGTCGCGATCAAATCCGGACGAGCCAGACGCCTCAGCTCGGCAACGTAGGTCTCGACCTGCGCGAGCTTCTTCGCCACCAGCTCGGCATCGGTCACGGCGCCCTCGGTAGCCGGCGGTACTCGTTCAAAACCGGCTGGAGATCGAAGTACTGCGCTCGCTGCCGGGTCTCCACGGCGATGCGTTTCGAACGATCGGCCTCGAGCACGAGGATTCCGTCGGTCAAGATGCGGTGGGCCAAGTCCGCCGGAACCGCCTCGAGGTCCACGACCTCGACTGGACGTTCCAGCAAGCGCTCGAGCCGACCGGCGAGCTCGGTGTCCAGCCGATCGAGCGGGCTAGGAGCTGGGCGAAGGTGAATCACGGCGACATCGACGTCGCTCTCCGCCCGCGCAGCGGCGCGAGCGACGCTCCCGAACAGGTAGACGGCAGCGAGGTCGCTGGCGTTCGCCGCGAAGAACGCGCGGAGTCGGGCCATGACGTCGTCCCGCAGAGCCACCGCGTCGGGCTCGAGAGTGGACGTCGCCGGCGACACCATGCGCCGAGTATACGCCCAAGGCGCGCAGCGCGCCCAGCGTGCGCCCGGGTTCGTCGCTCAGCCGCCCAGCTGCACGGCCGACAGCACTGCGACCTGGATCTCCAGGCGGCGTCCCGGTTGAATGGGCCGACCGTCCAGCTCGACGATCTTGAAGCGGTCGAGCACACGGGCCCCCGAGGTCTTCACCTCGGACTCGACGATCTGCACCTTCTGCTCGAAGAGGGCCTGAGACAGCGCGAGGAGCAACCCGGAACGATCGTCCGTCTCGACCTCGAGCGTCGCCAGATCGCCGTCCGGGTTCTCGACGAAGCGCACCGTGGTCTCGCTGGCCTTGGCGACGGGGCGTCCGGTCCGCCGCGAGGCGACCTCACGGTCGAGCTTGCCCTCGAGCAGCTCGAAGAGCACGCGTCGGACCTCGTCGACGTCGCTCTGAGCGATCCGTGCCGCGCGCTTCGCCGGGTCCGCGTAGCGTACCCAGAACAGGTCCACGGCTTCCTTGCGGCCGCCGGAGGTTTTACGGGTGTGCGCCGTGGCGTCCACCACGTCGAGGTTCGCCAGCACGAAGGCGGCGCTGATGGTCGCGAGCAGTCCCGGCCGATCGTCGGCGACGACGCACAAGACCCCCGGTGCGCCGTGCGTGTGCTCGAGCAGCTCGACGTTGGCGACCGCGTTCCCGCGGCGGAGGGCTGTTCCCGCGTGCTCTGCCATCTCGGCTTGCCCGTGGGTGTTGCGGTAGGCGCGCGACATGCTCGCGACGAACTCGCGCACGTAGTCGGCGGAGGGATCTTTGCGACTCACTGCGGGGGTTCTAGCCTCGACTTGGGGAGTCTTGCCATGATCAGATTACGATCGTCAGGCGTGGCGAGAACCCACGGAAACTGCCGGCTAGGCCGGCGGAGGCCTCCTCGTGCGGGCGCGAGTCGCGACTTTCCGGCGGGTCGCGCTCCGCGGGTGACCTCGAAGAAACCCGCCCGCAGCGAGATTTTCGCGGCGCGAAGCTGGGTTTGCTCGAGTCTAACAGGCAATCCAGCGCGCTCACTGACTGT
It encodes the following:
- a CDS encoding methyltransferase domain-containing protein — its product is MIDEPSRYQTFWRVQHHRTDNDVVLARVPTWLAETVQGLFRTAMLSRITAHLGGRELAHALDLGCGVGDWTLGYLGFARRVTGVDINENFLGVARRRAAALGVDARASFEAAALEAFPVASDIDFVGLGACLMYVPDVRVNRLLAKVAGGMQNGGFVYVRSTVMAPLRRRQTTAFGVYRCKEEYETLFRCNGFSVLDCAYSSGVVADFVGAGISHSGARRLATRSLDAVARLGRAAKNHTEYYNWLLCRSPGGE
- a CDS encoding CDP-alcohol phosphatidyltransferase family protein, which codes for MSTALRSRDDATSFLGAYALSKGPREVEEASDVIQRPLGYLLARLLERTPVSPNAVTGLSVLSAFGALACFVGQRPQLAAAFVLLTAVLDSTDGQLARMRKSASLSGRMLDGTADMVSGVCILTGAAWMLVAEHGTSPWRAGLVVLACFLTALTTSFQCSMFDHYKNLWLRMTLPGAAEPDDWESALLRRSRAGRVGPIQSFAWATYVSYLKGQVDSARRYDPWTRSRNLPPCDAERAARYRQEHAAVMRVWTLFFGFGTMLLGVAAASALDLLEAYVVFRLLVLNAIFYGPLRAAQRRASRITFEEGTTFASVAAVVPVGCEGERP
- a CDS encoding RpiB/LacA/LacB family sugar-phosphate isomerase; protein product: MIRQQGSHQGKRIFFGWDRHLLGQVDAYVAALGRFGPVLSIDAIDAAPHYLAASEWVCRNVAGAPRHAGVLICATGIGVSIAANKFRGIYAARCSSAEDAELSRTVNNCNVLCLAARSGLELNQQILSAFFAVPYEGRRLEQLELITTLEMERVSPLRLVGVGEPPSRRRVG
- a CDS encoding alanine--glyoxylate aminotransferase family protein is translated as MRSRLVLFTPGPVQIPQMVAEYLADPPCNYHRQEGFRTMFRTTQADLKSLLGIREPRAWSAAVLTTTGTGANEACLLALSGSGRGLIVENGFFAARLVAQASACGVEHVRLALPDDRPIDPAAVDAALAADPGLRWVYFVSHETRMGLANPTTQIGRAAARHRVLVAADVVSHAFAYPLDLEAAHIDLAVTSSAKALMGVPGLGIVFTRLAAVSRLGSSPRSYYLDLRAELEAQRRGHQPRFAQPVALHAALHAACKHLRCIGIEAHMRRIRSQMDELVLHLESLGVPAQLDPAHRSWVAVNFRLPAGLAYPAFAAQMEAEGYYLLYGIPGDHGHFQLSTLGDLEPQQVAGLKEALTRVLCGAQTHRAVAAGA
- a CDS encoding NTP transferase domain-containing protein, translating into MKAVILAAGVSSRLRPHTDALPKCLLPVAGVPILRAALETLDAAGVHDVAIVSGYRERQLREAVRQWFPGRDVTFISNAAYASTNNCVSLLLAEGFVQGSELLLLDGDLVFDRAAIHALLRAPHANCLALRPAHDLGDEEMKAELDASLRVRVLSKDLDVARAAGESVGMFRFRSTRELYQHLRARIVDRGLVDEWYEAAFQEAIDAGLELYAVPIGGAYVSEIDTPEDLARVDRELRARAEALPRPRREPFWVGQAWGNDRRLLEQAARMGVSRVEADLMLCFSNGGYDGALMVHPGPLLPARTPEGHLAHSVAEVRERCGADVPRLEELLADLERFDLHAFVESKVPGTVARVRELLRPHAHRLTLISFDGDELREATASGLSTGCLMKHRPSAAAIEALRALYGFRVLLLDGWYLSPSTIAAAHALGLEVVAFDVPDERREVVREMGVDGVVTVSPK
- a CDS encoding helix-turn-helix transcriptional regulator → MRDSLSCQGLGTLVAVRRVSAAEAAATWWQLLRGAWVELDRFDDGRGRRLVLARHDGVPARPWHRLSQREKSVVAAVAAGRSNRQIAALLGVSVSTVAGHLRSARKKLGDPRRVDLVREWGSGSVGEE
- a CDS encoding helix-turn-helix transcriptional regulator, translated to MTPGDDSRGDRPPPLPAGLVVFHIDVPGSRLALLSYEVGECAELPPLSDAERAVMIAVLRGRSNAQIAAARGTATRTVANQVRRLFEKLGVRSRAELAARYRLEG
- a CDS encoding DUF86 domain-containing protein, whose amino-acid sequence is MVAKKLAQVETYVAELRRLARPDLIATDLRERRFVEHTLQIAIQAALDVASHIVSDERLGEPRTNQALFDLLATGGWVPPETALAMRRAVGFRNVVVHGYASVDVDVVRDVVEHHLQDLLDFAEAIRLRLSAP
- a CDS encoding nucleotidyltransferase domain-containing protein produces the protein MARLRAFFAANASDLAAVYLFGSVARAAARAESDVDVAVIHLRPAPSPLDRLDTELAGRLERLLERPVEVVDLEAVPADLAHRILTDGILVLEADRSKRIAVETRQRAQYFDLQPVLNEYRRLPRAP